The following proteins are encoded in a genomic region of Magnolia sinica isolate HGM2019 chromosome 1, MsV1, whole genome shotgun sequence:
- the LOC131239762 gene encoding small ribosomal subunit protein mS86 (rPPR1)-like, producing MSFIARSRLRSLYLSHRHFSAPSIPTSENPNSILARKQNSRAALALLKSESDPNRIIDIARAASLTPASHLDRTALSITVSKLSKTQSSATPTALRSFLDEFKSRPDLQSERSISYAIILYGQAGMLDQAIHTFQHLDELGVPQRTAESLNALLYACLLNEDHDQLIRIFREFPKVYNISPDIKTYNRVIRSFCKSGKSTSAYAILDEMGQEGIKPNKTTYNILLSGLSLEGKHEEVEKVLEMMEKNDCCSGTSPHDAKIRSLCRAKKMHEAKALFDGIVSSGAKPDPVTYCHLIIGFCKEGDLEEAKRLFDEMGEKGCEPGSGSYFTLIYYLCQGGQFDTALRLGKECMEKDWWPCFSTMKLLVDGLVKDSKMKEAREIVGKLKERFPKTAQMWKDVEDGWPQKGRRFSLFG from the coding sequence ATGTCTTTCATTGCCCGCTCCCGCCTCCGCTCGCTCTACCTCTCCCACCGCCACTTCtccgcaccgtccatcccaaCCTCCGAAAATCCCAATTCCATCCTCGCCAGAAAACAAAATTCTCGCGCTGCCCTCGCCCTCCTCAAATCCGAATCCGATCCCAACCGTATAATCGACATTGCCCGGGCCGCCTCCCTCACCCCTGCGTCCCACCTCGACCGCACCGCTCTCTCCATAACCGTCTCCAAGCTCTCCAAAACCCAATCCTCTGCCACCCCCACAGCCCTCCGATCCTTCCTCGACGAATTCAAATCTCGTCCTGATCTCCAATCCGAACGCTCCATCTCCTACGCCATCATCCTCTATGGCCAAGCCGGCATGCTTGACCAGGCTATCCACACCTTCCAACACCTCGATGAACTCGGCGTGCCCCAGCGGACTGCAGAATCCCTCAATGCCCTCCTCTATGCATGCCTCCTCAACGAAGATCACGACCAGCTCATTCGAATCTTCCGTGAATTCCCCAAGGTTTACAATATCAGCCCCGACATCAAAACCTACAACAGAGTCATTCGATCTTTCTGCAAATCTGGTAAGTCTACTTCTGCCTATGCAATCTTAGATGAAATGGGTCAGGAAGGAATTAAACCAAATAAAACCACGTACAATATATTGCTTTCGGGTTTATCTTTGGAAGGAAAGCACGAGGAAGTTGAGAAGGTTTTGGAAATGATGGAGAAGAATGACTGTTGTTCGGGTACCAGCCCGCATGATGCGAAGATACGGAGTCTTTGTAGAGCAAAGAAAATGCATGAAGCGAAGGCTCTGTTTGATGGGATCGTTTCAAGTGGTGCGAAGCCGGATCCAGTTACATATTGCCATCTTATAATTGGGTTTTGCAAGGAAGGTGATTTGGAAGAAGCGAAGCGGCTCTTTGATGAGATGGGTGAGAAGGGCTGTGAGCCTGGTAGTGGTAGCTATTTTACTCTAATTTACTATCTCTGTCAAGGTGGGCAATTTGATACTGCATTGCGGTTGGGTAAGGAGTGCATGGAGAAGGACTGGTGGCCATGCTTTTCTACGATGAAGTTGCTGGTGGATGGGCTTGTGAAGGACTCGAAGATGAAGGAGGCACGAGAGATTGTTGGGAAGCTAAAGGAGAGGTTTCCTAAAACTGCCCAGATGTGGAAGGATGTGGAAGATGGTTGGCCTCAAAAGGGAAGACGATTTAGTTTGTTTGGTTGA